AGTCCCCTGACGCCGCCCTCACTGCGGCGGGCGCTCGCCGACGCCGCAGTGGTTATTGACGGTCTGCTCGGCACCGGATTTACACCGCCCCTGCGCCCTGCCCTGCTGGCCCTGATCAGCAGCGTGAACGGCTGGCAGGCGGAGGGCGGGCGGGTCGTGGCCATCGACCTGCCCAGCGGTTTGGACGCGCTTTCCTCGCGGGTGCCGGAAGGCGCCCTGCGCGCCACCTCGACCGTGACATTCATGGGTGTGAAACCCGCCCTGCTGTTCGGCCCGGCCGCCGTGCAGGCCGGTTCGGTTCGTCTCGCCCCGCTGTCGGTGATGCCCGGCTGGGTCGAGCAGGAGGCGCTGGCGGCCCGGCCCACCGATGCGGAGGTGGGGGCCCTGTTGCCCGTCCGGCACGCGGACGCACACAAGGGCACGGCGGGACGGGTCTGGGTGGTCGGCGGTCATCCGGGCACGACGGGCGCGCCGGCCCTGGCGGGGGTGGGGGCCTTGCGGGCAGGCGCTGGACTGGTCACCGTCCACTCCACGGCAGACGTGCCCCTGGTCACGGCGGAACTGATGGTCAGGCGGCATCCGTCGTGGGACGTGGCCATGGCCGAGTGGCTGGCTGGCCCAAGCCCAAATGCGCTGGCCGTCGGCATGGGCCTCGGCCCGGAGGCGACTGCCGTGGCGCGCTCCCTGCTGAGCCTGAAACTCCCGACGGTGGTGGATGCCGACGCCCTGCAGCCGGAACTGGCCGGACACGGACACGCGCAGGTGATCTGGACGCCCCATCCCGGCGAGGCGGCGCGGCTCCTGAACGTTGAGTCCTCCGAGATCACGCGGGAGCCGCTGGAGGCCGCACGCGCCCTGCAGTCCCGTCTGGGCGGCGTGGTAGTACTCAAGGGCGGCCCGAGCGTCGTTGCGTATGCGGGTGGGCTGAGCGTGTCGCGCGGCGGGCATCCGGGCATGGCGACCGCCGGGATGGGCGACACGCTGTCCGGCATCCTTGCGGCGTTGCTGGGGCAGGGCGTCCCTGCGGTGGATGCGGCGGTCGCGGGGGTCCGGCTGCACGCGCGGGCCGGAGAGCGGGCCGGAGCCGCGCACGGGTACGGCCTGATCGCGTCGGACGTCGCGCTGGAACTCGGACGGGCCTGGGACGACCTTGGGCACAGCCCGCCCGAGCGGGCATGGTAGGGTCGCAGTATGCAGGGTCTGCTGAGTGATATTCCGCTGCTGGGCGCACTGGAACTGATCCACACGACCCGGCAGACCGGCGTGCTGGAGGTGCAGACAGACGTGCCCTACACCGTGGCTTTCGTGGGCGGTGAAATCGTATCCGGCGGGATTGTCGACTGGATCGGCCTGGAGGCCCTGTACGCCAGCCCGCTGCTGGCAGAGACCGGATCGTTCGCCTTTCAGCAGAAACCCGTGACCGGCCGCCCGCTGGGGGCCTTCAACCATGTCGTGTCCGACTGGGCCCGCACCACGGACGAGTGGCAGGAGGTGTGCGCGGTGATCAG
The Deinococcus sp. KSM4-11 DNA segment above includes these coding regions:
- a CDS encoding NAD(P)H-hydrate dehydratase gives rise to the protein MPEWVLAPVGARRVDVRLERAGLLDLAMEDAGRAVADHVCTVWPAGDVVLLAGGGANGGDAFVAARYLRVRGFDPTVLALPSKHALTHLNRRRWRALGGTVSPLTPPSLRRALADAAVVIDGLLGTGFTPPLRPALLALISSVNGWQAEGGRVVAIDLPSGLDALSSRVPEGALRATSTVTFMGVKPALLFGPAAVQAGSVRLAPLSVMPGWVEQEALAARPTDAEVGALLPVRHADAHKGTAGRVWVVGGHPGTTGAPALAGVGALRAGAGLVTVHSTADVPLVTAELMVRRHPSWDVAMAEWLAGPSPNALAVGMGLGPEATAVARSLLSLKLPTVVDADALQPELAGHGHAQVIWTPHPGEAARLLNVESSEITREPLEAARALQSRLGGVVVLKGGPSVVAYAGGLSVSRGGHPGMATAGMGDTLSGILAALLGQGVPAVDAAVAGVRLHARAGERAGAAHGYGLIASDVALELGRAWDDLGHSPPERAW